A genomic window from Populus nigra chromosome 7, ddPopNigr1.1, whole genome shotgun sequence includes:
- the LOC133698400 gene encoding chloroplastic group IIB intron splicing facilitator CRS2-B, chloroplastic, with amino-acid sequence MLYAVSTPRTCISCPRSSRFHRRNLVSVRLCVRASLPDNGNGVKVEYTPWLIVGLGNPGTKYHGTRHNVGFEMIDRIAQAEGVLMNTIQSKALIGIGCIGEVPILLAKPQAYMNFSGESVGPLAAHYKIPLRHILLIYDEMNLPNGILRVQPKGGHGHHNGVKSVMDHLDGCREFPRLCIGIGNPPGTMDMKAFLLQKFSPTEREQIDASLEQGVEAMRTLILGGFTNKITRFNLGQKYKYHKV; translated from the exons ATGTTGTATGCAGTATCCACCCCTAGAACCTGCATTTCCTGTCCAAGAAGTTCTCGTTTTCATCGAAGGAATTTAGTTTCGGTCAGGCTTTGTGTACGTGCTTCATTGCCCGATAATGGCAATGGAGTTAAAGTGGAGTATACGCCCTGGCTAATTGTTGGATTGGGTAACCCTGGAACAAAGTACCACGGCACTAGGCACAAT GTTGGATTTGAAATGATTGATCGAATTGCCCAAGCGGAAGGTGTTTTGATGAACACAATACAATCGAAGGCTTTGATTGGAATAG GTTGCATCGGAGAAGTGCCAATTCTCTTGGCAAAACCACAGGCATATATGAATTTTAGTGGGGAATCA gttGGACCACTTGCTGCTCATTATAAAATACCCCTTCGTCATATTTTACTG ATCTATGATGAGATGAACTTACCAAATGGCATTCTGAGGGTTCAGCCAAAAGGTGGACATGGCCATCACAATGG AGTAAAGAGTGTGATGGACCATTTGGATGGTTGTCGAGAATTTCCTCGATTGTGTATAG GCATTGGAAATCCACCTGGCACAATGGACATGAAAGCTTTTCTCCTGCAGAAGTTTAGCCCAACAGAGCGAGAACAG ATTGATGCATCATTGGAACAAGGGGTTGAGGCTATGAGGACCTTGATACTTGGTGGGTTCACCAACAAAATTACTAGATTCAATCTGGGGCAAAAGTACAAGTATCACAAAGTTTGA
- the LOC133700084 gene encoding uncharacterized mitochondrial protein AtMg00810-like: MTNIGLMIYYLGIGIKQGEDRIFVSQKKFAKKILKKFKMEGCAKVNILVKYEVRLSRNDEGEKISSTTFKSQVENLRYLECTRPDILFEVILMSRFMKTPTMTHLKALKRILRYIKGTIGFGLFYNYSNNFDLVGIVILIGPKI; encoded by the coding sequence ATGACAAATATTGGTCTTATGATCTACTACCTAGGGATTGGAATCAAACAAGGAGAAGATAGAATCTTTGTGAGTCAAAAGAAGTTTGCCAAAAAGATTCTCAAGAAGTTCAAAATGGAGGGTTGTGCAAAAGTGAACATTCTAGTTAAGTATGAAGTGAGGTTGTCAAGGAATGATGAAGGAGAGAAGATAAGCTCTACAACATTCAAAAGCCAAGTTGAGAATTTGAGATATTTGGAATGCACTCGTCCAGATATTCTCTTTGAAGTAATACTTATGAGTAGGTTTATGAAGACACCAACTATGACACATCTTAAAGCATTGAAGCGAATTCTTCGATATATCAAAGGTACCATAGGTTTTGGCTTATTCTATAATTACTCTAATAACTTTGATCTTGTGGGCATAGTGATATTGATTGGACCGAAGATATAG
- the LOC133699435 gene encoding uncharacterized protein LOC133699435: MNETTGNPAGACLALTEKKTHRSGGCVGIFFQLFDWNRRFAKKKLFSRKLLPAARAKHPSKKFGGDEKMPKTKLHLIADENKGGFPNVKKSGNCNNDIVVKKREMRAPSLVARLMGLDSLPAVHRDKHKKVSNSVACDVTEEKLVNDSHSESDRNDLNMEKGSARVESRPQKLQKTGQFERQALTRFGADVLQINGVLSRSRRHHHPKLAPPVKSPRISSSKNASRTSRLIDAATRILEPGLQATNRSKSALTYPSSMNYCPRDEVLTEEIGIMLPNIVKQQDIGDCNEGEGTSFIGQTSCKNCGNLFDVVDSRPNVKERQFICPSTPSNYMSSQESEMIKPRPPISTPEQERNVIYQRNWDQQSIPVKEKDNTRVPSQTITVIKPVSPEGQLQRQLRSQQCRPQQQESSSITYKQRIQTQNEMFISRDGTPPRAKLNNLQSRRASSAANGINEATDFVALNRSMISRGRTRASNLADNSTIDKDRKVCSRRDDSWSPLRSPARKRTVGVNAQVESTGHANPMSMGQRNTKSDSVSRKVVASSSLSMDRACIKSRSVNDGECNKNNGSRENDAISFTFNSPFRHRTFVSKGLKERSLQIDKNTSHQRRLVLDENDGKTPLQNQFPLRSDALGTILEQKLKELASQEQDELTSGGSKPMRSTAMILQELIFALTADQPMSPNARMFNADKTYQKEGKIRRNSVGISVDGDHLSPGSVLEASFSNDSCFSSSLDESSGRRMLLDSMDCSYDQPQPVDTDADLLDCASSLIRGRTGSKTAMDLLNHVSRILQSINLAGGRLTGNKLTHAKEVIVNAELLFGKATLCNSDRMKRFLVGPFLLDGLETLAGALWKNLNCLPGFEESKEGNQLRSFLFDCVIECLDSKYTRCINTGFKTWKRVPSCMNAEMLIQEIGDEVRRWTDFAGMIPDEIIDWEMSHSLGKWTDFEIEGFETGAEIDRDILQTLVEEIAVDLWECGVDSEGCD; encoded by the exons ATGAATGAAACAACAGGGAATCCAGCAGGGGCATGTTTGGCGTTGACAGAGAAAAAGACTCACAGGTCTGGTGGTTGTGTTGGTATTTTCTTTCAGTTATTTGATTGGAATAGGAGATTCGCCAAGAAAAAACTCTTCTCCAGGAAATTGCTTCCTGCAG CTCGTGCGAAACATCCATCAAAGAAGTTTGGTGGGGATGAGAAGATGCCCAAAACAAAGCTCCATCTG ATTGCTGATGAGAATAAAGGAGGTTTTCCAAATGTAAAGAAAAGCGGGAATTGTAATAATGATATTGTAGTGAAAAAGCGTGAAATGAGAGCTCCAAGTTTGGTTGCTAGGTTGATGGGCCTCGATTCTTTGCCGGCCGTGCATCGAGATAAGcacaaaaaagtttcaaattctGTTGCTTGTGATGTTACCGAAGAGAAACTTGTTAATGATAGTCATAGTGAATCTGATAGGAATGATTTGAATATGGAGAAAGGGAGCGCAAGGGTTGAATCTAGGCCTCAAAAGCTTCAAAAGACTGGTCAGTTTGAGAGACAAGCATTGACTAGGTTCGGAGCCGATGTGTTGCAAATTAACGGTGTTTTGTCAAGGTCGAGAAGGCATCATCATCCAAAACTTGCACCACCAGTTAAGAGTCCTAGGATTTCCTCGTCCAAGAATGCATCTAGGACGTCTAGGTTGATTGATGCTGCTACTAGAATTTTGGAACCTGGGTTGCAAGCTACCAATAGGTCAAAAAGTGCTCTTACTTAtccaagttctatgaattattGTCCCAGGGATGAAGTTTTGACAGAGGAGATTGGAATTATGTTACCAAACATTGTGAAACAACAAGATATTGGAGATTGTAATGAGGGAGAAGGCACGTCTTTCATAGGGCAAACTTCTTGCAAAAATTGTGGTaatttgtttgatgttgtggATTCTAGACCCAATGTGAAGGAGCGGCAGTTCATTTGTCCATCCACTCCTTCAAATTATATGTCCTCTCAAGAATCAGAAATGATTAAGCCCAGGCCACCCATATCCACTCCTGAGCAAGAAAGAAATGTAATTTATCAGAGAAATTGGGACCAACAATCCATTCCtgtgaaagaaaaggataacaCACGAGTACCAAGTCAAACCATCACAGTTATCAAACCTGTGTCTCCAGAGGGCCAATTGCAGCGGCAATTGAGAAGCCAGCAATGCAGGCCTCAACAGCAAGAGTCATCTTCTATTACTTATAAGCAGAGGATTCAGACTCAAAATGAGATGTTCATAAGCAGGGATGGAACTCCTCCAAGGGCCAAACTAAATAATCTGCAAAGCAGGAGAGCTTCTTCAGCTGCAAATGGTATTAATGAGGCAACAGATTTTGTTGCTTTGAACAGAAGCATGATCAGTCGTGGCAGGACAAGGGCATCTAACTTGGCTGATAATTCTACAATTGACAAAGACAGAAAAGTTTGCAGCAGACGAGATGATTCCTGGTCACCGCTAAGGAGCCCAGCACGCAAGAGGACAGTTGGTGTCAATGCACAAGTTGAAAGTACTGGACATGCTAATCCGATGTCTATGGGACAAAGGAATACCAAGTCTGATAGTGTGAGTAGAAAAGTGGTTGCATCTAGCTCTCTCTCCATGGACCGTGCATGTATCAAAAGTAGATCTGTTAATGATGGAgagtgtaataaaaataatggcaGTAGGGAAAATGATGCTATATCTTTTACGTTTAATTCTCCATTTAGGCACAGAACTTTTGTTTCCAAGGGGCTGAAAGAGAGGAGTCTTCAAATTGATAAGAACACTTCTCACCAAAGAAGGCTGGTGTTGGATGAAAATGATGGCAAAACACCTTTGCAGAATCAATTTCCATTAAGATCAGATGCCCTGGGCACAATTTTAGAGCAAAAACTAAAGGAACTGGCCTCTCAAGAACAGGATGAATTGACAAGTGGAGGTAGTAAACCCATGAGATCTACTGCTATGATTCTCCAAGAGCTAATATTTGCTTTGACTGCGGATCAGCCTATGTCTCCAAATGCTCGTATGTTTAATGCAGACAAAACTTACCAG AAGGAAGGAAAAATCAGGAGGAATTCAGTTGGAATATCAGTTGATGGTGATCACCTTAGTCCTGGATCTGTTCTTGAAGCTTCTTTCTCAAATGACAGTTGCTTTTCAAGCAGTCTGGATGAGAGCTCAG GACGCAGGATGCTGCTGGACTCCATGGATTGCTCCTATGATCAACCACAACCAGTAGATACTGATGCGGATCTTCTGGATTGTGCATCCTCTTTGATACGAGGGAGGACAGGTAGCAAGACTGCGATGGATCTTCTTAACCATGTTTCTAGGATATTACAGAGCATCAATCTTGCTGGTGGCAGGTTAACTGGAAACAAGCTCACTCATGCAAAGGAGGTTATCGTGAATGCTGAACTGTTGTTTGGTAAAGCAACACTATGTAATTCAGATAGAATGAAGAGATTTCTCGTTGGACCCTTTCTGCTTGACGGACTTGAAACTCTGGCTGGCGCCTTGTGGAAAAATCTTAATTGCCTTCCTGGATTTGAAGAGAGCAAGGAGGGTAATCAACTCAGAAGCTTTCTTTTTGATTGTGTGATAGAATGCTTAGATTCAAAATACACCAGGTGCATTAACACTGGATTCAAAACGTGGAAAAGAGTACCGTCATGCATGAATGCAGAAATGTTGATTCAAGAGATTGGCGATGAAGTCAGAAGGTGGACAGATTTTGCTGGGATGATTCCGGATGAGATAATAGATTGGGAGATGAGTCATTCCTTGGGAAAATGGACAGATTTTGAAATTGAAGGATTCGAAACTGGTGCAGAAATCGACAGGGACATACTTCAGACTTTGGTTGAGGAAATAGCCGTCGACCTTTGGGAGTGCGGGGTGGATTCTGAGGGGTGTGACTAA